The Pongo abelii isolate AG06213 chromosome 19, NHGRI_mPonAbe1-v2.0_pri, whole genome shotgun sequence genome includes the window ggtctcaaactcctggcttcaagcagttctcctgccttggcctctcaaaatgttgtgattacaggcatgagccactgtgcccagctggttttTAGATCCTTGAGTAGGAATTTCAGTGGGTTTGGGGCAGATAAGGGTGTGTGTAGAGCAGTATAcaggtggtggtgatgacagATGACCTAGAAGACCAGGACTTCTCTAGTCCTTAAGGTTAATATGAGGATGGGGCAGGGgtgagtctttttttgttttttgagacagggtctcactcttgcttaggctggagtacagtgggcagtggcacaatctcagctcactgcaacctccgcctcccaggttcaagtgattctcgtgcctcagcctcccaagtagctgggactacaggcgtgcgccaccatgcccaactcatttttgtatttttagtagagatggggtttctccatgttgcccaggctgttctcaaactcctgtcttcaagtgatcTGCAGCAGGGCTGAGTCTTGTTGGCTCGTTAAAAGAAGAAAGGTACTCAGTTCCAAGGCTGTTCCTGAACGCTTACCTGACATGCAACTCTTTAAGGCTGGAGGCTGCAGACATTTGAGTTCTCTGTGCAGACTATAAGGTGATCTAAGCCGTGAACCCTGGTTCCTCAGGGCCAGGGGGTGGTGGTGCAGCTGGTGCAGCCATGTTAAAAGAGTTCAGGAGGTGAGAGGTTGTTTCAAGGCAGGGATAGTTAGAAGAGACTCtggaaatgtggggtgggggggggggcagTTTTGAGTATTGCAAAAACTTGTTTAAGAGAAATGGGaatgttaaaaagagaaaaaatcgtCATTACGTGCCACTGCAGAATTTAGCCTTCTgaatttttctacatttctttctaaGCTCTGTCCAAGTACTGAAAGCTTTTATGCAGTTGTAATCATATAGTACATGGTTTTAtacattccttttttccttttaacaatcATATCCTGAATGTTTTTTGTGGTAGTCTAGTCTTCACTGTTATGGTGTTTAATGGTGTGTGATATTGCATTGAGTGCTTATGATAATTTTCTTACCTCTTCTCCtgttttggacatttgggttgtttccaggatTATTATATCATAAATTATTCTTCAGTGAACAAATtatcttcatgtattttgagggAGGTTCTTTTgttaagagaatttttttttttttgagacagagtcttgctccatcacccaggctggagtgcagtggcatgatcttggctcactgaaacctctgcctctgggttcaagtgattctccttcctcagcctcccaagtagctgggattacaggggcccgccaccatgcctggctaatttttgtatttttagtagagacggggtttcaccatgttggccaggctggtctctattcctgacctcaagttatccacccacctctgcctcccaaagtgctgggattacaggcgtgagccacggcacctagCCCTAAGAGAAATTTTGTGAATAAGAAATATTCTAGGTCAgataatattaactttttaaaaatataccttgaAATACAGATAGtcgatttgttttctttttttctttctttcttttttttttttttgagacagagtcttgctctgtggcccaggctggagtgcagtggtgtgatcttgcctcactgcaacctctgtttcccggttcaagcgattctcctgcctcagcttcctgagtagctgagattacaggcacgcaccaccgcacccggctaatttttgtatttttagtagagatagggtttcaccatgttggccaggctggtctcaaactcccgacctcaagtgatccacccacttccgcctcctaaagtggtgggattacaggcatgagccaccgctcctggccagtcagtttgttttcaaaagattttcgtggctggtgtggtggctcatgcctataatcccagcactttgggaggccaaggtgggaagaacgcttgagcccaggaatttgagaccagccttggtaacacagccagatcctgtctctatcaaaaaagttgggcctgtggtcccaggcacttgggaggctgaggtgggaggatcgcttgagcctgcgaggttgaggctgccatgacctttgatcgcaccattgtactctagcctgggtgacagagcgagactgtctcaaaacaaacaaccaaaacctttttgtgtttgttttttttttttttttttcctgctagtGTACCAGTTCTATCGTAACCTCTCTCattagatattttcatttttagtgtcTACAAGTTTAGCATTTGAAAtagataacatttctttttttttctttttttttttttttgagacggagtcttgctgtgttgcccaggctggagtgcagtggcgcgatcttggctcactgcaagctccgcctcccgggttcacgccattctcctgcctcagcctcccgagtagctgggactacaggcgcccactgccaccacgccaggcaaattttttgtatttttagtacagacggggtttcatcatgttagccaggatggtctcgatctcctgacctcgtgattcgcccgcctcggcctctcaaagtgctgggattacaggcgtgagccaccgcgcccggccttaaataGATAAAATTTGTATAGGTCAGAAAATTGGGGAAGGGTGTATTTGGGTATTTCCATATACTTGTGTGTACTGAGTCTTCTTCCCAATATAGTTTCTCgggttttctcctttcttttctaccTTTTCACAGAACTTTCTGCAAGTCTCATTTGCAGCTCCCCAGCGTCTTTCCTGAGTACTTGCCGGGCCCCATGGCTCTTGCAGGAAGCCTTTACTCCTCGTCTTGCCCTCTCTAGGAGACACTTTGCGTCCTCTGTGCCCTTTATCTCTCAGGGTGGGGACGGGGAGCGTCCTCATTCCCAAATGCTGTAGCCACACAATTGCTCTTTCGTCTTTGTGAAACTTttcctttgaggcttatgctgattCTCTCTCCCGCTGACGACGTTAGCACTGTACAGCCTTCCTTCCGGTGCTCTCCTGTTCTCCCGCCATTTTGGTGACCTCGGGTATCCAAGCCAGAAGCCAGGGTCTCTCTCATCCTTTAATCTTTAATCTCCCTGTTCCTAACCCCTCACATCCAATTACTTCCCAAATCCCATCAAGTCTGCCTAATCTTCCTAATCCACCCACATCTGTCCCTCTCACTGCCTCTACTTTAATTCAAGGGCCTATTATTTTGGGCCTTATGTTGCTGAAACAGTCTCCTGCCTCCTTTTGCTCATTAAAACCGTATTTGTTGACTCTGCTGATTCTGCACCACGTGTTGGGGAGGCAGTGGTGAGAGCGAGGCAGATGTGATTCCCTCCTTCTCTGATAGGTATGACGGAAGGGGAGTGAGGAGCATCGGGGCTATAGGAAAGCGGAGCAGGGGCGCCTTGCTTAGCTGGAGGGGTTAGGGAAGCGTTCCCAGAGGAAGAAGCATCTAAGAGACCTGAAGGATGACTAGGATTCAGCCAGGAGGAGTCGTTGGGGGAGATGAAGGAAGAATATTCCAGACTTGGAGCCTAGGACATGTTGAAAGCCAGTGGGTTGAAAGTGTGGCGAGTTGGCACCTTATGGGACTTGAGAGTCAAAATGGCGGgactcagagattttttttttttttttttttttttttttaatggagtcttgctctgtcgcccaggctggagtgcagtggcgcaatctcggctcactgcaagctccgcctcccgggttcacgccattctcctgcctcagcctcccgagtagctgggactacaggcgcccaacaccacgcccagctaattttttgtgtttttagtagacacggggtttcaccgtgttagccaggatggtctcaatctcctgaccttgtgatccacccgccttggccttccaaagtgctgggattactggcgtgagccactgcgcccggccgggacTCAGATTTTTACGGGAATTAGCAGAGATGAGCCTTGAGAGGTGGGTCGGGGTAGCAGCGTGGTAATGGAAGACTAGGAGGAGGAACTGGCAAGATTTGGTATTCGGTTGGaccaggagtggaaaggaagtgaAGAATGGTAGCAGTCAAGGCTGGTGCTCAGATTTCAGGATTGAGCACTGGATGTGGAGTCCAGGAGGAACAGCAGGTTTGATGGCGGCGGATGCCCGGCCCATTATGGACAAATTGAATTTGAGGAACCTGTGGGATGATCAAGTGGCACTGTCCACCAGGCAGTTGGATATATGGGTTCAGAGTATAGAGGTGGATACTGAAGTCCTGGCTGGTTGACATCAGCCTGAGGCTCAGAAGACAACTGACGAAGGTCAGTGTCCAGACTATTTATCTCtcacaaatcagtaagaaaaagacggctgggcgcggtggctcatgcctgtaatcccagcactttgggaggccgaggcaggcggatcacccgaagtcaggagttcaagaccagcctgaccaacatggcgaaatcccgtctctactgaaaatacaaaaattagctgggcatggtggcgggtgtctgtaatcccagctactcaggaggctgaggcaggagaattgcttgaacctgggagatggaggtagtagtgagccgagatcacgccactgcactccagcctggggatagagggagactctgcctccaaaaaaaaagaaaaaagaaaagaaaaagacaacaactggtcaggcatggtggctcacacctgtaatccccactttgggaggccgaggtaggcagatcacttgaggctgggagtttgagaccagcctggccaacatggtgaaaccccatctctgctaaaaagtataaaaattagccgggcttggtggcaaatgcctgtagtcctggctacttgggaggctgaggcatgagagtcacttgaacccaggaggcagaggttgtagtgagccgaggtcatccCACTGCACCCCAAGTTGGggaacagagaaagactgtctcaaaaaaaaaaaaaaaaaaagaaaaggggcaaAATTTATGAAAAGGTGTACCTAACTAAATGGCCAGTAAACATAGAGGAAATATCTAATCTCTCTTATAGTAATGATGGAAATACAAATTTATGCTgtaatgaaataccatttcaccaccttcaaattgagaaaaatgtaaaagtctGGCAATAccaaggggattttttttttttttggagataggatcttgttctgttgcccaggctggagcgcagtggtgcgaacatggcacactgtagcctcaaactcctggggtcaagcagtcttcctgcctcactctcccgaagaggtgggactacaagtatgccaacatgcctgactaattttttaattttttgtagaactggggtcttgctatattgcccaggctagaatagaGACTCTTATACGCTGCTGGTGGGAGAGGACATTGGGATAAGTGCTTTGGGAAAGAAATTGACATTATAGTATCTTACAAAGTTTGCAAAGTGCATAGCGTAGAGACCAGTAATTTTACTTTTCAGCAGAAACTGTAGAGAAACCCTTCTACATGTGTACAGAATGTTAAAGCACACtagccaaaaaatagaaaaacatcagTGATTCTAAATAGAAGAAGGGTAGATCGGTTTGAATATATTCATGAGTGCACTACTATACAGCAGTGAAAATGCATGAATTAGAGCAAAATGTGTTTCCATGGTTAAAGCTGACTATTACAGAGGGATGTATATGATATAATACCATTACTGTTAagtctaggccgggcatggtggctcatgcttgtaatcccagtgcgttgaaaggctgaggtggctggattgcttgaggccaggagttttagaccagccagagcaacacagacccctgtttctacaaaaaaataattttaaagattagCCAAGCAGGCTGgtcgtggtgtctcatgcctgtaatcccagcacttgggagactggggcgggtggatcacgaggtcaggagttcaagaccagcctggccaagatggtaaaaccccatctctactaaaaatacaaaaaaattagccgggcgtgatagcagtcgcctgtaatcgtagctactcaggaggctgaggcagagaattgcttgagtctgggaggcagaggttgcagtgagccaagattgtgccactgcattccagcctgggctacaaagcgagactccgtcaaaaaataaataaataataaattagccaggtatggtggcttacgcTTATATTCCcggttactagggaggctgaggccaagggattgtttgcttgagcccaggagtttgaggttacagtgagatgattgcaccactgtactccagcctaggcaacagagtaagaccctgtctctaagaaaagaaaaaattaagtttaaagaCCTGCAAGACAACGTTAGATACTGTTTTTTTTCCCATATGAATATACtcctaggctgggtgcaggggctcacacctgtaatcccagcactttgggaggctgaggcagaaagatcacttgaggccaggagttcgagaccagcctggccaacatggcgaaaccctgtctatactaaaaatacaaaaaattagccgagcgtggaggtgaactcctgcaatcccagctactcaggaggctgaggcacaagcattgcttgaacctgggaggtggaggttgcagtaaactgagatcatgccactgtactcagcctgggtgatacagtgagactctgcctttaaaataaaaatatatatatatatatacgtatatattccTAAGGAAATGTATGACAGTGATAAATTCAGGATAGCTTTTACCTCTGAGGGAGAGTTTCTGTTAGGAAAGGGgtttaaacatctttttcttccgCTGGATGGAGGGGTCACggggttttttttaataagatacTTTGCATGTTTgaactgtttaattttttttctttatttttgtagggaggtttttttgtttctgtttttgtatttttgagacagcatctctgttgcccaggctggagtgtagtggcatgatctcagctcactgtggtctctacctcctgggctcaagcaattctcctgcctcagcctccctagtagctgggactacaggcgtgcaccaccatgcccagctaattttttttttcttgtagagacagtgtttcaccatattgcccaggctggtgttgaactcctgggctcaagtaatctgcctgcctcagcctccctaagtgctgggattacaggtgtgagccactgtgctcagccgataattttttcttttctttttcttttctttttttttttttttaggcaccatctctctctgtcacctaggctggagtgcagtggtgcgatctcagctcactgcaacctttgcctcctgggttcaagggattctcctgcctcagcctcccgagtatctgggattacaggcgtctaccaccacgcctggcaaatttttgtactaatattttttttaaaggatcaaaTGGCACCTAGCATGTACTCAGTAAGTATTTGAATAATTGGTTGGTTCTTTGTCTCTGGGTTGaggtattattatttgtttcttcctctctaagtgtttataaagaaaaagtatgaggccgggtatggtggctcacacctgtaatcccagcacttttggaggccgaggcgggtggatcacctgaggtcagaaatttgagaccagcctggccaacatggtgaaaccccgtctctattaaaaaagaaacaaaaacaaaattagccaggcatggtggtgcatgctctgtctcataaaataattttaaaaaagtatgaatCTATATGGCTTTTGGTGGCTAAATTTGACATTAAAGTCTGAGCTCACCCTTGAacattgagacagagtctgtgcTCTGTATATACACCCCATCTGCCACAACACTGCTAGAGGCATGCGCCTCAGACTCCTTTTCTGTCCGAGTGACTCAGCCATTCCCACGTCTCTGTATAGGTCCCTGTCCTTCGAATGGTGGAAGGTGATACCGTCTATGATTACTGCTGGTATTCTCTGATGTCCTCAGCCCAGCCAGACACCTCCTAGTAAGTACTGTTTGCCTCCCCGCTCGCCGCCCCACCACCCAGTTTCAAGCAGGGCCTCTTGGGAGAGTCAAGGGCTGCCAGGGGTCTTCAGAAGAGGAAGGCTCAGCGTGCTTATCAGAGGGGCTGGTCAGCTggcttcctccccttcctttttttttttttttagattgagtctccctctgtcacccaggctggagggcagtgatgcagtcttggctcactgcaacctccgcctcccaggttcaagtgattctcctgcctcagcctcttgagtagctgggattacaggtgtgcaccaccccctcccccaaattttgtatttttcatagagatggggtttcaccatgttggccaggctggtctcgaactgacctcaggtgatccaccctccttggccttccaaagtgcttggattacaggcgtgagccaccacacccagcctcatttttgtatttttagtagagacagggtttcaccatgttggccaggctggtctcgaactcctgacctcaagtgatccacctgccttggcctcccaaagtgatgggattacaggcgtgagccactgtgcccggccattccTCCCCTTCCTTTGACAGCACCAGGGTTTCAGTGTCCATGTCTCTCTCAGCGTGGCCAGCAGCAGCCGGGAGAACCCGATTCATATCTGGGATGCATTCACTGGAGAACTCCGAGCTTCCTTTCGCGCCTACAACCACCTGGTAGggaccaccacactcagccccagCACTCGTACTGGCCCGGCTCTCCTTGAGGGCAGCTGAGGCTTTGCAAGACCTGTTTTCAGCCCTTTCCTTCCCCCAGGATGAGCTGACAGCAGCCCATTCGCTCTGCTTCTCCCCGGATGGCTCCCAGCTCTTCTGTGGCTTCAACCGGACTGTGCGTGTTTTCTCCACGGCCCGGCCTGGCCGAGACTGCGAGGTCCGAGCCACATTTGGTAAGCATCTGTGCCTccaagggaggaggagagggaagggcacTGTCACCTGCACAGGGGCCTTTTGTGAGCCAGGGGCCACCTGTGGGGTTTCACGCCGTCCTCTGTACGGCCCTGGGAGCAGGTGCAGCCCAGTCGGCAGAGGAGCAAACAGACTCAGAGCAGGTAGGAAACCTTCCCAAGGTCAACCAGCTGGTCAAAGGACTGCTTCCTTCCTGAACCCATACCCTGTCAGCTGTGGAGCTTTTGTTCTCTGAAATCTTTCTAGAAAATTTTTGATAAAGCTGATTCCATTTTCCTGTAGGCCTTCAACTTGCATCTCTCCAAGGAAAAACTGGGATTTGAGAGGGATGAAGTGGGGCTTGGGCATTTAGGTCCTTTGGGAGGACAGATGTGGGGAGCATCAGAGGTCTTTGTCCTGCTTGTGACAGACAGCATGGGGGAGATGTTGAGTCCAAGCATGTTGGTGCTGGGATGGGAGACAGACCTCTGCTTAGCCTGGTTAGTGCCAGGAGCCATTGCCCCCTCCCCCACTTTGTTCCTTCCCTCTCTAGCAAAAAAGCAGGGCCAGAGCGGCATCATCTCCTGCATAGccttcagcccagcccagcctctctATGCCTGCGGCTCCTACGGCCGCTCCCTGGGTCTGTATGCCTGGGATGATGGCTCCCCTCTCGCCTTGCTGGGAGGGCACCAAGGGGGCATCACCCACCTCTGCTTTCATCCCGATGGCAACCGCTTCTTCTCAGGAGCCCGCAAGGTAGGGGTCACACCCTGAGAGCCCAGAGCAGCTGGGCAGCGGGGCAGGAGCGGGCATGTAGTCTGCAGCGTAGGGGAATGGGGATGGGGAAAAAATCCCAAGCTGAAGGAGTGCCTGGAGACCCCGAGGGAGGCAAGGACATCCAGGGCTTTGGGGGCGACTCCAGGTCCTATTCCATGTCTCCAGGATGCTGAGCTCCTGTGTTGGGATCTCCGGCAGCCTGGTTACCCACTGTGGTCCCTGGGTCGAGAGGTGACCACCAATCAGCGCATCTACTTCGATCTGGACCCGTGAGTGGCCGTGACTCTTTCTTACACAGGGCCCTGATAAGCTTAGGAATGCCAGAGCCCAGCTGTAGGGCCCCAGTCCCTGGGTGTGAGGGGTTCCTGCCCCAGGGGTGAGGCCTCTGCCAGCaaatctctcctctctctcccaggaCCGGGCAGTTCCTAGTGAGTGGCAGCACAAGCGGGGCCGTCTCTGTGTGGGACACAGGCGGGCCTGGCAATGATGGGAAGCCGGAGCCCGTGTTGAGTTTTCTGCCCCAGAAGGACTGCACCAATGGCGTGAGGTCCTCAGTTCAATTCCAGAGATGTTGGGGCTTGGGTTGGGGAGGGAGGTGAATCCCAGAGGGAGCAAGTATCCTCACTGAAGGCACTGATAGAccctccccatctctccctcAGCCTGCACCCTAGCCTGCCTCTCCTGGCCACTGCCTCCGGTCAGCGTGTGTTTCCAGAGCCCACAGAGAGTGGGGACGAAGGAGAGGAGCTGGGCGTTCCCTTGCTCTCCACGCGCCACGTCCACCTTGAATGTCGGCTTCAGCTCTGGTGGTGTGGGGGGGGGCCAGACTCCAGCATCCCTGATGATCACCAGGGCGAGAAGGGGCAGGGAGGAACGGAGGGAGGTGTGGGTGAGCTTATATAAA containing:
- the WRAP53 gene encoding telomerase Cajal body protein 1; the protein is MKTLETQPLALDCCPSDQDPAPAHPSPHASPMDKNADSELMPPPPEREDLPRLSPDPVAGSVVSQELGEGDPVSLCTPLETEFGSPSELSPRIEEQELSENTSLPAEEGNGSLSEEEANGPELGSGEAMEDTSGEPAAEDEGDTAWNYSFSQLPRFLSGSWSEFSTQPENFLKGCKWAPDGSCILTNSADNILRIYNLPPELYLEGEQVEYAEMVPVLRMVEGDTVYDYCWYSLMSSAQPDTSYVASSSRENPIHIWDAFTGELRASFRAYNHLDELTAAHSLCFSPDGSQLFCGFNRTVRVFSTARPGRDCEVRATFAKKQGQSGIISCIAFSPAQPLYACGSYGRSLGLYAWDDGSPLALLGGHQGGITHLCFHPDGNRFFSGARKDAELLCWDLRQPGYPLWSLGREVTTNQRIYFDLDPTGQFLVSGSTSGAVSVWDTGGPGNDGKPEPVLSFLPQKDCTNGVSLHPSLPLLATASGQRVFPEPTESGDEGEELGVPLLSTRHVHLECRLQLWWCGGGPDSSIPDDHQGEKGQGGTEGGVGELI